The segment TATTTAAGGAGAAGTACTCAAATGTGTTTAAGGGGGATGAATTATGGGAGCAATTAAGGTCGCCCAGCGGGGAATTATATGAGTGGGATCCAGTCTCCACCTATATACGTAGGCCGCCGTTCTTCGATGATGTGGAGCTTGAGCCGGGTAAGGTAGGCGACATAAAGGGCGCCCGAGTGCTCCTATTGCTGGGGGACAGGATAACCACGGATCACATATCCCCCGCCAACGTCATACCGCCGGACAGCCCAGCCGGCAAGTACTTGCTTGAGAATGGCGTGAAGCCGGAGGACTTCAACACTTATGGCNCCAGGAGGGGGAATCATGAGGTCATGGTTAGGGGCGGATTCAGCAACATAAGGCTACGCAATTTCCTCGTAGATAAGGAGGGCGGATGGACGATTTACTTACCCACGGGCGAGGCTATGACTGTGTATGATGCTGCCATGAAGTACAAGAGCCAAGGTACTCCCCTAATAATACTGGCGGGGAAGCAGTATGGGACGGGGAGCTCCAGGGATTGGGCAGCTAAGGCAACTTACTTGTTGGGGGTTAAGGCGGTCATAGCTGAGAGCTTCGAGCGCATACATAGGAGCAACTTGGTGGATATGGGGGTTCTCCCGCTTCAGTTCAGGGAGGGGGAGAGCTGGAAATCACTTGGATTAACCGGTAAGGAGACTTTCGATATACTTGGAATAGAGAACATATCGCCGCGTAAGGAATTAACCGTTAGGGCGACGGGCCCCAACGGTAAGGTAACTGAGTTCAAGGTAATTGCTAGGCTGGACACGGAGATAGAGGTTGAGTATTACCGCCACGGCGGCATATTGCCGTACGTAATGAGGAAAATAATAAGCGGCTCCACTTAAGTCTTTTTGAAATAGGGGCAATATTTATATTTTTAATAGGCAATAGTCGATAGTGCACAACATAGANAAGGGCATTGTGGATGACATAGCTGCCCGAATCGCCGGGGAAATAGTTCTAGCCGAGTCTCCTGGGAAAGCCATGAGGAAGTGGCGAGAGTACTTCTCCCTATCCCAAATAGAGCTAGCCGTGAGGCTAAACACAACCCCAAGCGTCATAAGCGATTACGAGTCCGGCCGCCGTAAGTCGCCTGGAGCCAGGTTCGTGAAGAAATTCGTGGATGCAATACTGGGAATAGAATTAGAGCGCGGCGGCTACAAGATACAATTACTTGTCCAGCAATTATCGCTTGGGGAGAAGTACTGGATGGCCGTGATAGATATGAAGGACTTCTATGCCCCAATACCATTCGACTCATTCCTGAGGACAATACGCGGCACAATAATTGTGCCCCCCGCCGCCGAGTACATGGATGTCCACGGCTACACTGTGGTGGACAGCATAAAGCTCATTCTCGATGTTCCATCCCATGAGTACTTCAAGCTATACGGAACCACCACGCAACGCGCCGCCATCTTCATCAACGTCAAGTACGGGCGATCACCGCTAATAGCGCTTAAGTCAATGATGGCGTTCGCCAATTTCCGCCCANCCGTTATGATTCTCCACAACGTGGAGAGGCCGGATTACCTGGGGATAGAGATAGCTAGGAGGGAGAGAATACCGCTGGCGGTGACTAGCATGCCGATGGATGAAATGCTGGAGCAATTAAGGAGTCTCGCAACCAATAAGACTGTAAACTCAACAAGTCGCTGATTATTATGGGGCATATTAAATAAGCGGTTTCAGCCGTTGGCTTTCCAATCACGCGTCATTAAAGGGAACCCACATCACAGTGAGAGGGCTCTATACATCCTGAGCCAAGTATATAGGCTTTCGCCTCCGGCCACTAATTTCTCCCTCATTGCCTTATAAGCGGTTATGTACCCCCTATAAACTAAGTATGCATAGAATGCATTGGTCTTAGCCCTCACTACGTTGGGCTTATCCGAGTTACTGGATAGAATAGTTATGTTATATGCATACTTCTCCATTAATTCCTTATCGGCTCGAGACCACTTCTGGTACAGTTTCTCCAGGTTTAGGAGGAATTCATCCATGTATTGCTTATAGTTATCCTTTANGTTTCTCTCCAACAGTGAACCAACTCGGCTTCTCCAATCTACTTCGCTCATGGGAATTCAAT is part of the Thermocladium sp. ECH_B genome and harbors:
- a CDS encoding XRE family transcriptional regulator, which codes for MVDDIAARIAGEIVLAESPGKAMRKWREYFSLSQIELAVRLNTTPSVISDYESGRRKSPGARFVKKFVDAILGIELERGGYKIQLLVQQLSLGEKYWMAVIDMKDFYAPIPFDSFLRTIRGTIIVPPAAEYMDVHGYTVVDSIKLILDVPSHEYFKLYGTTTQRAAIFINVKYGRSPLIALKSMMAFANFRPXVMILHNVERPDYLGIEIARRERIPLAVTSMPMDEMLEQLRSLATNKTVNSTSR